The genomic interval gtcgtattgttctatgacctTAGATGATCAggatgctccagtgcaggggtcgtattgttctatgatattagaagatcaggacgctccagtgcaggggtcgtattgttctatgatattagatgatcaggaggctccagtgcaggggtcgtattgttctatattagaagatcaggatgatcaggacgctccagtgcaggggtcgtattgttctatgatattagatgatcaggaggctccagtgcaggggtcgtattgttctatattagaagatcaggacgctccagtgcaggggtcgtattgttctatgatattagatgatcaggaggctccagtgcaggggtcgtattgttctatattagaagatcaggatgatcagggcgctccagtgcaggggtcgtattgttctatgatattagatgatcaggaggctccagtgcaggggtcgtattgttctatgatattagatgatcaggaggctccagtgcaggggtcgtattgttctatattagaagatcaggatgatcaggacgctccagtgcaggggtcgtattgttctatgatattagatgatcaggacgctccagtgcaggggtcgtattgttctatgatattagatgatcaggacgctccagtgcaggggtcgtattgttctatattagacgatcaggatgatcaggacgctccagtgcaggggtcctgatcatgtgactcacaGCTGGGGGAGAACACTCAGTGCGCACTTCTTCCAGCTCGTTCTCGTGATTGGTCAGgcgctgaacactcagaccccgtcCATTAAAACTCTTTTGTTATGTCTCGAGATTTCTTTTTTTCTATGGCAGTGCCTATTTAATGTGTGTAAATAATATTATCACAGATCAGGGGACAATAAAGGACAGATTCACCCAAACCCTGGTGGTTGAAAAACTACtacaaccagcatgccctgacaccttGAAGAATCACACGATGGGGAAGAGACTGGTTTAGTGATTATTTTGGCCTCTTGTTGGTGCACAGGACAGATCTCAGATGGCCGTTctctttgcaaaacaacaactcccagcatgcccggacagccaacggctgtccgggcatgctgggagttgtagttttgcaacagctggaggcaccctggttggaaaacactgctcttggGAGTATTATGGCTGCCCTGGGTTATACCATCCAGGTTTGATCTTCTCTTTTATTATCAGGTCTCAGAGCGAGTGGAGCGACGGCTGCAGCAACTGGAGCGGGAGATGAGAACAGAGCGGCAGCAAATGGAGAGGCGTCAGGACCAGCTGGGACATGTGTCTGTGCAGCTGCACGAGGTGAGTCTGAGGCTTCTCTTAGTTTTTTCCTGAAGAAAGGGACTCGTCTATGTAACCTGCTGGGGGTTGTAAGGTTTCCTCCCCAACTATTATTATTCCAGGATAAAAcgttttttctctatcggctccattgggggacacagaccgtggggtgtatgctgctgtctctaggaggtgtgacactatggcaacaaaaagtcagctcctcccagcaggatctgcccgcctccaggccctgagctaatcagtttaagcttagtgtctgaaggaggtggacatggtctggaattctctttgtttttttattttcctagttagggaatgttttaggtttttattcctttttctttcctgttttcaggtggggactcaggaactgcggctcactgtttccccattgcgattgagggggcacagacattgcgtatatgtgctgttaaccccctctcgccaacggtcagcgcctggggttgtacctcatgggtccgggtccccctatttccctgcactcctcgctcgcacatggtagctcggcgtgatgcaggtaagaGAAGGCTGACTGAAGACCTCGCAGAacactccattaggtaagttcttctgaccaggtgagtatatatttttttccctttaggtgctgacttgcaacctctggagaccctcattttttggcccacctttcaggatCTAAGGGGCTGGCCTGTATTGGGGCTCTATCTTTATTCAAGCAGGGGCGAGCAATGGCATTTTGGGCAGGAAGGGGTTACCTGACTACTTTAAgtacatgtgtgtgtttttatactatgcggctgtcagccgcagcacttactatgcggctgacagccgcggcgtttGTACTGTTCGGCGCACGGAGCGCCAACTTACTTTCAGTTTCGGCAGCACAGCTGCCGGTGGACTTGTGTATCGCCCGCTCACTTTCCCGCGGGCGCAGACGCGAAGGACATGTGCGCCCGGGGCAAGGAGTGGGCGCCATTACTGTTCTTATTCACGGCGGCCGCggcgctatagctccgcccacagggccgccggagcttACTGGGGGTGCGAATCACCCTCCAATCAGTGCCGTGcgtgggattttcaggggcagAGTCCAATTAGACAGTGCCTctgctccaggcacgcccctctatGGCTATTGTTTGGCCTGTttctccctctctttcactcagagcagagttctcctcacagcagctgccacaggggacacagactcgggtgagagagttctttttttcattatatccgtacccagaactgttcctccctctaaacagacaatTGGAGCATTAGTTTCCTATTTTACCTAAAATaccgtgttttttccttgacctgtcggtcctctcctattgctctggtagtCAATCTGATTAGCTCAggacctggaggcgggtatatcctgctgggaggagctgactttttttgttgccatagtgtcatacctcctagagacagcagcatacaccccacggtctgtgtcccccaatggatccctcgagaaagagattttacggtaagtgttaaagctccttttttttaatattatatatacgggctccagaaagttaaaaagatttgtatattacttctataaaaaatattaatccttccaataattatcagctgctgaagttgagttgttgttttctgtctgacatctctgcctgtctcgggaactgcacagagtaggagaggtttgctatggggatttgcttctactctggacagttcctgagacaggtgtcatcagagagcatttagaaaagaagaactcaacttcagcagcccataagtactgaaaggattaagattttttaatagaagtaatttacaaatctgtttaaaatttctggaaccagttgagagagagatagagatagagatatagagatatagatatatatatatatctctatgtatatgtttttcctggttaacccctttaaccagtatGAGCTCTGTCACCCCACTGATCTTTACAGAACTGGAGGGAGACCAACTCTGGATTAACACTTTAAAACGGTGTTAATATTGTGTATCTCAGTGTTGTTTTGATGTCTGTAGAGATCGTATTATTGGTGCACTTTGTCACACCAGAAGAAATTGTCAGACATTGTCCggtgtgcattaaaggggttctctaccataaggtgactgtagtacttacctgccagacagtaatggacatttgTACATGTACAcgctcattttttattttatttaaatttttttttccttcgtaAAACTACTGGTGACACGGCACCAATCTGGACCAGCTATTATAATAAAACTATTGTTACTAAATGGTAAGTGAATGGTCTTCAGCCCCAAGAGGAGAGAATGGACCAGCGTCCCCCGTGTCCTGGGAAACTTCTGTAATTGAATAGAGGATATAGGAGAGACTGGAGTTGTACCGCAGCGCAATCTATTAAAGTCTATAATAAATCCATGCCTCTATGATTCACATTCTCTGTGCTAGACTATACAAGGGGGGgctctgttataaaaaaaaacaaaacaaaataatatatatatatatatatatatatatatatatatatatatatatatatatatatatatatatatatatataaatatatatatatatatatatatatatatatatatatatatatatatatatatataaaaatattaataagaaTAGGATATATAGAATTGGAGATATACTCTTAGAGGTATCATTTATTGTTTAGGAAAAGAGGGTTGGGTGTGCTCTCTATAGGTGTCTAAGAACTAcagtctagtgcagtggtcttcaacctgcggacctccagatgctgcaaaactacaactcccagcatgcccggacagccgttggctgtccgggcatgctgggagttgtagttttgcaacatctggaggtccgcaggttgaagaccactggtctagtgtATTCCCCAAGGCTACACCAAAGAttaatctgggagttgtagttttgcaacagctggaggcactctggttgggaaacactgatctacatttATTCATTGACAAATCATATCTAACATATGTGCCTGTTTTGGTTGGGTGAAAAAGCATAGTTGACCACAATTATtcgttttgggggaaaaaaaaaaaaatgaatttattgTATGCAACTTTTTTGATTGAATCCTATCATCATACACTTCGACCcacaatttctaaaaaaaaataaaaaatttgtaattATCTATAAGGATCAAGAAACATAAAAACTGATatgatttttataaaataaaagcaaaaacaaGGTAAAACCTTCTACAATATGTCTGGCGGATACGATTGTAAGTCACAGACCATTTTTCGGCCATCTGTTTTCACAATACattagaccaatgtttcccaacccatgtgcctccagctgttggctgcccgggcatgatgggaattgtttttgcaacagcgggaggcacactagttgggaagcactaCATTAGACAAGGCATAACGTGGTGGTCAGCTGCAGCTTACCCCTCCCCATAGAGATCACATGAACATTGGGGTGACAGTAAACTGGCATTTAATGGCGTCTCATCTGTAATACCCCTATGCACTCGTGTAAATCCGGCCTTAGGATTGTATCCTACGTGTTTCCTCACACACAGCGATAATTGGCGACAATCCGTAACTACTACAGTAGTGGGAAAGTAGTTAGAGTGATGGCGTCCGATGATGAGCGTCCTTACAGATCAGGGATGTTCTATAGATATTTCTCGGTTATTACTGAAGCGTTTAACCTGAAATGAGCAGCGACGACCATTAATGATCTCCGCAGCCGTCCCGTGGGGGATACATGACGGAGATGGTGGCGGATCTCCTCATCGCCACAATGTGACAGTGGATCGCCGTATTATGATGGAGGATATACGTGATACAGACCattatgctgctcatcactgtgTCTCACCAGACGCCCGACCGCACCGCGGTAGCACTTTTAACGCACTTTTGTCCACCAACTTGATTTTATTCCATCAAATCTTATGCTGTTTATTTGTCAGGGTCTCTGGCGCTCTTGTCTCGCTCAGCTGGAGCCGGTTAATATTCACGTCCACATCTCGGCCTTTCTAATGGAAATATGCGCACTTAAAAGAGAAGGAGAGAGTGTTATTATTAAAGGTTTAAAGATGCCCCGGGGGGGGGCGCTCTATTACCGCGCACGCATCTCCTAATGATTTACAGACGTTCAGGGCGATGAGGATCCCAGAGAATCGCACATTGTGAAGGAGCGCTGACACCACGGAGCAGAGAAGGGAGAGTGCCGGCCGCGGTGACTGTGCCGGCCGCCGGGATCTGTAGGGTATTGGATGGTGCGGTGGGAGTATATTGGTTATTTCTTTAATTTCAATGATCCTTTAAATATTTGCTGTGATTTTGTCATTTTGTTTCTTCTCTTTAGGAAACATAATGGTAGGTTTGTTGTTTTACAACTTTATTAgacctgttgggagttgtagtctctctcaGCCCCTAGAGATCCACAGGTTGAATGCATactgtctagaccagtgtttcccaaccagtgtgcctccagctgttgtaaaactacaactcccaacatgcccggacagatgaagctgaactcactattctgctgttacatcatgttttattctccagtcacctccagagctgcacttactattcccaCAAGGTTTTACCTATGGTGATTTCCCAGTAACCCTGTCTGTCATTACAGGAATTGAAGAAACGGGGGTCCAAGTCTGAAGAGGTGGAGGAATCACTGAAGGAGAAGCTTGGAAAGCTGGAGAGTGAGAAAAGCCAGGTCTGGAGCAAATTATTTCCTTTTGTATTAAAAGAAAGGGCTCCTGTAGTCCTTGGGCAGAGGTGTGCGCGCACCCGGGGATCCCATAGTCCTTGGGCAGAGGTGTGCGTGCACCCGGGGATCCCATAGTCCTTGGGCAGAGGTGTGCGTGCACCCGGGGATCCCATAGTCCTTgggcagaggtgtgtgtgtgcccGGGGCTCCTGTAGGCCTTGGGCGGAGGTGTGTGTGCCCGGGGCTCCTGTAGGCCTTGGGCGGAGGTGTGTGTGCCCGGGGCTCCTGTAGGCCTTTGGCGGAGGTGTGGGCGCGCCCGGGGCTCCTGTAGGCCTTGGGCGGAGGTGTGTGGGCGCGCGGGGCTCCTGTAGGCCTTGGGCGGAGGTGTGTGGGCGCGCGGGGCTCCTGTAGGCCTTGGGCGGAGGTGTGTGGGCGCGCGGGGCTCCTGTAGGCCTTGGACGGCGGTGTGTGcgtgcgcgcgcgcgcgcgcgcgtgtgtgtgtgtgcgcgcgcgggGCTCCTAGTTCTGGGCTCCCTTGTCACTGTGCTGGAGACACTGCTCTGCAGAGTCAGGATTTGGGTGTAGTGAGCGGTCCCATGATCCGGCACTCACCAGTCATGTATAGTGTGGAGCCTGAATGATGATCCTCGGCTTCTCTCATGTCTACACAGTAGCTGGTATATGGGCAGGATTAGGGTACAGGCTCGGGAATGGCGGGGCATCTGTCAGGTTGTTGGGGTAATATTTTGCTCTTATTCTAGTTGAAGGAGGAGCTGGAGCGATACCGGAGGAGACTGGACCAGACGGAGGGGAGCCGGGAGACCCTGCTGTGCCAGGTGCTGATTCTAACACGTTACTATTAATGGATGACCATAGCGAGTGAATGTGAATTATCTGTAATATGATCTGTAAGAACTACACAAAGCCGTCCTATAATGTGCTGGAGAAGGAACGCCGCACCGAGGGGATGAATTCAGGACCGGAATAAATCAGGGAATTCCCAGTAATAAGGTCCACAATCTGCAGTGTCCTGGTGGCAGCGCTTCTCTAGAGCCGCTGTCAcatgattaaatataaaaaaatgctcCTATgtccacaccagtgtttcccaaacagtgtgcctccagctgtagccgttggctgtccgggcatgctgggagttgtagttttgtaacagctgaaggcaccctggtttggaaacactggtctagatataggtttgttatgggtctGAACCTGGTACATAACAGCAGGGGGCGTCATGGCAGATATGTAGCATCAGGGGGCGCCATAACAggtaaaatatatgtataaatatataaaatcgtGTTGTGTTTCTTAAACATGACAGAATGATATGGCAAATAACAAAACTGCTAAATTAATTACCGTTCTGTGCCCCCCAAAATAGTGGCCAATAGAGGTTTAGGGAGAACTCTTCTGGgagattatgtatatatatatatatatatatatatatgtatatgtatatgtatatgtatatgtatatgtatatgtatatgtatatgtatatatatatatatatgtatatatatataacattttttttaatttttttctaattatggccattgtgtgggatatAAATAAAATCTGTTTTCCCCTTCGTGTCCTGCCCGGTCTGATCATCTTCCTGACGCTGCAGCGTGACTACATAAGCTCTCGGGCCCATGTGTCGTACTGCAGAGAATCaatggccgcagtgatgtcccgccatgGCCAGCCATTCTCTGAGCTGTAGTGCGTCACATCGGGCCGGGTGATTCTGTAGTCACGCTGCAGCTTCAGGATGACGATCTGACCGGAGCAGGACACCGGAGGACATAATTAGAAGAGAAAACCTTCggatggagttctcctttaaactatAATGATCTGCAGATGAGGTGTCATGTACAGTGTTGTGTAGGTTACCTGTTCGATCCTATAAGGACACATAACAGTTTTTTGATTAgatcagtggtgtccaaactgcggccctccagatgttgcaaaactacaacttccagcatgcccggacagccaacggctgtccgggcatgctgggagttgtagttttgcaacatctggagggccgcagtttggaaaccactggatTAGATCAATTAATcctgaccagtgtgcctccagctgttgaaaactacaactctcagcatgcccagacagcccaaggttgggaaacactggattagactATTGATGAGGAGGCTCTGGCTGGTCGTCTGGGTCCTAATGTTTTTGGAGATGAATGTGTTGGTTCCTTGTGTTGTAGGTGGAGGATCTGCGCGGTCAGCTTGTGAAGCTGGAGGAGGATCGGGGACACTTACAGCACCAGGTCTCTCACTTATCCTTACAAAACCAACACGAGAACCAGGAGGAGCAGCGCAGGATACGGGCAGGTGCGCCATCACtccctatatacatctatatctcTGGGTGTATATATACTAATAAAGAACataatgtatatataacaggAGGGGCAGGATACGGGCAGGTGCGCCATCACtccctatatacatctatatctcTGGGTGTATATATACTAATAAAGAACataatgtatatataacaggAGGGGCAGGATACGGGCAGGTGCGCCATCACtccctatatacatctatatctctgggtatatatatactaataaagaacataatgtatatataacaggAGGGGCAGGATACGGGCAGGTGCGCCATCACtccctatatacatctatatctctgggtgtgtgtgtatgtgtgtatatatatatatatatatatatatatatatatatatatatatatatatatatatatatatatatatataatatatatataatatattatatatatatatataatatatatatataatatattatatatatatataatatatatatatataatatattatatatatatataatatatatatatatataatatatataaatatataatatatataaatatataatatatataaatatataatatatataaatatataatatatatttaacagGAGGGGCTGGTGGACGAGTATAAAGCGTCCTACATAAACGTCCCGGACTCCTGACAGCTCTGGATGTGTCCAATACTCATTTTCTGCTTCCTTTCAGCCATAGAACGATCCGAAAGGGAGAAACAGGAACTGGAGCGTCAGATCATAGAACTGCGCACGCAGGTGAGCCGGAGCGCCATGCTGTCCGAGATCGACAGTCTGAAACAAAGCCTTGACCTGAAGGACCGAGAGAAGGTTCAGCTGGCGGAGCACCTagaggtatatataatgtgagggatctgAAGTATACGCTGCGCAGAGAGGAGTGCTGCTTATCCTCCCCAGACAGGACGGACCTCTGGGGCATGACATACATTCTAATAAGCCGCTCAATCATCTGCTGGACACGTTTGTCTCAGGTTCTGAACAGACGGAGGGAAGTGATGTCTGGCAGCCATTTATCTCCCCCATAAACAAAGTGATCAGACAGTTAGTCCCACATGGCTGATCAGGATctctgtatatcagtgtttcccaaccagggtgcctccagatgttgcaaaaccaaagcctttggctgtccaggcatgctgggagttgtagttttgcaacacctggaggcaccctggttgggaaacactgatatactatGGTGTTTACTGTGTATATATTTCCTTCTGTGTTCAGCTCTTCTGCAGAACGCTCTGCGCCGCTCAGGTGATGCCCTCACACGGCAGCTGGCACCATAGACATTATAGAAGACAAGACGTATTTCTTTAGAACAGCTCATGGTTACAGCTCTCCGTGTGATtacatgtcggccattactgccCGGTGCCAGGTTCAGCCTCCGACGTCTCACCTGGTGCCAGATTAATACCAGGGCGTTCGTT from Hyla sarda isolate aHylSar1 unplaced genomic scaffold, aHylSar1.hap1 scaffold_3440, whole genome shotgun sequence carries:
- the LOC130330981 gene encoding centrosomal protein of 128 kDa-like codes for the protein VSERVERRLQQLEREMRTERQQMERRQDQLGHVSVQLHEELKKRGSKSEEVEESLKEKLGKLESEKSQLKEELERYRRRLDQTEGSRETLLCQVEDLRGQLVKLEEDRGHLQHQVSHLSLQNQHENQEEQRRIRAAIERSEREKQELERQIIELRTQVSRSAMLSEIDSLKQSLDLKDREKVQLAEHLE